Genomic window (Melioribacteraceae bacterium):
ACTATTCCAGCAAGAGCAATAACCGCTATTTCAGTGGTACCGCCTCCAATATCAATAATCATATTTCCCACGGGAGCTTCCACATCTATTCCAATTCCAATTGCGGCTGCCATCGGTTCAGCAATTAAGTGAACTTCCTTAGCCCCGGCATGTTCAGCCGCATCTCTAACAGCACGTTTTTCAACTTCAGTAACACCACTTGGTACTGCAATTACAATTCTTTTGCTTGTAATTGATGCAGGAGCAACCTTTTTAATAAATGCCCGAATCATTCCTTCAGCAATTTCAAAGTCGGCAATTACTCCATCGCGCATTGGCCTAGTCACTCTAATTTCACGATGTTCTCTTCCCTGCATCTCTTTAGCTTTATTTCCTAACTCAATTATTTTTTTAGTATTTCTATCAAATGCAACAATCGACGGTTCATTCAGAACTATGCCTCTGCCTTTGATATAAATTAATGTATTGGCGGTGCCAAGATCAATTGCAATGTCAGTCGAAAATAAATCAAATATTCCCATTCAACCTCTTAGTGTTTAAAATTTCTAATTCCTGTAAAAATCATTGAAATGTTTTTATCATTTGCTGCACTAATTACTTCCTCATCCCTTACAGAACCACCTGGCTGAATCACAGCTGTTATTCCATTAGAGATAATTTCTAAAAGTCCATCAGCAAATGGGAAAAATGCATCCGATGCTGCGACGGCACCTATCAAATCGTGTCCAAACTGCTTGGCTTTCGAAGCGGCAATTTTAGTTGAGTCAACTCTCGACATTTGTCCGGCGCCTACTCCAATTGCTTTTTTATCCTTCACATAAACAATAGAATTTGATTTCGTATGCTTGCATACAATCCATGCAAACTTTAAATCCTCATATTCATTTTCTGTATATTTTTTATTAGTAACGAGTTTGATATTCTTTTCAGCTAAAATCGATTTATCCTTTTCTTGAATCAGCAGTCCACCAGGTACACTTTTTACCATCGGTTCACTACTGAAATCAGAATTTACAACTTGTATAATTCTCCTGTTCTTTTTTGATTGAAGAAGCTGAAGTGCTTCATTAGAATAAGAAGGAGCACAAACTATTTCCAAGAATATTTCATTTAATTTTTCGGCAGTGGCTAGATCGACTTCCCTATTAAAAGCAACAATACCACCAAATGCAGATACAGTATCACAGCTAAGCGCTCTCAAATAAGCGTCTAGAACATCTTTACCAATTGCGGCACCACAAGGATTTGTATGTTTAATAATGGCGCATGCGCAATCACTAAAATCATTTACAAGTTCAGCAGCGGCAGCTAAATCAACTATATTGTTATATGATAAATCCTTCCCATGTAAAGTTTTAAAGTACTTTTCAAAATAGCCAAATAAATGAGCTTCTTGATGTGGGTTTTCGCCATATCTAAGTGAAAATGATTCGGGTAAATTAAAACGGATGGAAGTTTTTGGCTGATCAAATTCCTTTTCAAAATAATTCGCAATTAATGTATCGTAAAAAGAGGTGTAAGCAAAAGCCTCAAACGCAAGTTTTTGTTTTGTCTCTAAACTTACTTCTCCATTTTTTAACTCATCGAGAAAATTAGTGTACTGATTAGGACTTGTAAGCACAGAAACATATTTATAATTCTTTGCCGATGCACGAATCAGACTTGGACCGCCGATATCGATATTCTCAATTTTCTCTTGAAGGGAAATATCAGTTCTATCAACAACTTTTGGGAATGGATATAAATTGACACAGATAACATCGATGGGATGAACCTCATTCTGAAAGGCTTCTTTTTTATCGGATTCATTATCTCTCCGCATTAAAATTCCCCCAAATACTTTTGGGTGAAGAGTTTTAACCCTCC
Coding sequences:
- a CDS encoding rod shape-determining protein, with product MGIFDLFSTDIAIDLGTANTLIYIKGRGIVLNEPSIVAFDRNTKKIIELGNKAKEMQGREHREIRVTRPMRDGVIADFEIAEGMIRAFIKKVAPASITSKRIVIAVPSGVTEVEKRAVRDAAEHAGAKEVHLIAEPMAAAIGIGIDVEAPVGNMIIDIGGGTTEIAVIALAGIVNEESVRIAGDEMNNAIAQFFKKNYNLLIGERTAESIKCEVGSAVPLKEEVTIQVKGRDLVGGIPKTAEVSSVEIREALTENISQIVEAVKQTLERTPPELSADILDRGVMLTGGGALLKGLDERIRMETNLPVHVAEDPLTAVVRGAGKAIENLNKYSKVFIRKRTY
- the purH gene encoding bifunctional phosphoribosylaminoimidazolecarboxamide formyltransferase/IMP cyclohydrolase produces the protein MEKFALISVSDKSGLAELAVGLNHAGYKIIATGNTFKVINELGIECIEIKDFTSFPEIFSGRVKTLHPKVFGGILMRRDNESDKKEAFQNEVHPIDVICVNLYPFPKVVDRTDISLQEKIENIDIGGPSLIRASAKNYKYVSVLTSPNQYTNFLDELKNGEVSLETKQKLAFEAFAYTSFYDTLIANYFEKEFDQPKTSIRFNLPESFSLRYGENPHQEAHLFGYFEKYFKTLHGKDLSYNNIVDLAAAAELVNDFSDCACAIIKHTNPCGAAIGKDVLDAYLRALSCDTVSAFGGIVAFNREVDLATAEKLNEIFLEIVCAPSYSNEALQLLQSKKNRRIIQVVNSDFSSEPMVKSVPGGLLIQEKDKSILAEKNIKLVTNKKYTENEYEDLKFAWIVCKHTKSNSIVYVKDKKAIGVGAGQMSRVDSTKIAASKAKQFGHDLIGAVAASDAFFPFADGLLEIISNGITAVIQPGGSVRDEEVISAANDKNISMIFTGIRNFKH